The nucleotide window CCAGTCCTAAGGGTAAGTTATCCACGTGTTACTGAGCCGTACGCCATGAATATAAATTCATTCAACTTGCATGGCTTAATCGAATCCCAATAGCAGTATCTTCCGCCAGGATCAAACGGATTTACACAATTATTTGTAAATCAGTCTTATCATAGCAGATATTTGTATTTACACACTGTTTTTATCTTCTCTTTAGAAGTATTGTTTGTAAACAAAATAAAGGATTATAAATAATTCATTATTATTTATTGGCAGTGAATATAATTAATTAATTATATACTCTTTACCACATCATGTATTGTTATACATTCGCTTAACGTACATCAAACTAAATCATTCATTTCTCATCAGTTGACAAGATTGAACTTTGTTTTAGTTCTCAAATAAAATTTATAGCTACAATTGGAAATGCAACTTTCATAACATCAGAACTTGTTGTTCTTTATGTTCAAGTTATCACCGTTTTGTGTTGTAGCACATATTATTACCAACGAACCAAACCTAACAATTTTATTAGAATTTATTGCACTATTTTAGTTATCATGATAATTTACGTATATTATATATGCAAATTAGGCATACCTCATAGGATTTGAAACTTTTTTAGGGATATTTTTTCCTATATAATATACATGTGGTTGAAAACATCTTAAAGTGAGTTATCGAACTAAGATGTTTTGTTGTTTTTTTGAACATTTTTTAATATTTTTTAGTTTTTATTATGATTTTTTATAATTTTATTTTTTCTAGTTTTTATGCATATTTTTTATAATTTTTTACATTTTATGTTTAAAAATTATGTATTAATTTTTTTATGTTTTTGTATTTTTTCGTAATACTTTTGATAGGTTTATATATTAGTTATACTTAAATTAAGTAGTAATAAGTTTAATATAAAATGTATTACTAAATTGTTATTTTAAGACAAAAAAGTAATACAATAGAAAAAAAATCATTTTTTTATCACATAAATTTGTGCTGGGAGGTTTATTTATTATGGATATTGAAATTATACAACCAAATAAAGATGACATTATAAAGTATGATGTTAAAAATTTTCTATTTAAGATGGTAAAATACTGCTATGATCTTGACTATGTTGCAGAATATCATTATGATATAGTGGATCTTGAAAAATATTACATAGACCCTGAAAATAGTAACATCTACTTAGCAATTGATACTAATAAACAACAAGTAATTGCATCATGTGCTATACGAAATTATGATCGAGATTATAAAGTTAAAAATAGAACATATAGCAAAGATGATACAGCAAGTATTCATCGTATGTTTGTACATCCTGATTATAGACATCAAAAAATAGGATCAAAACTAATTAAATGTCTTGAAGAATTCTGTATAGAAAAACAATACAATCAACTATACCTTCACACTTATGAAAGTAGTTATGGAGCATTATCTTTCTGGTTATATAATAACTTTAAAATAACATATCATACCCATGATGAAGATGGTACTATTCACATGGAAAAAATCTTAAATCATAACACATACAATGAAGATGGAAATATTAATCTTAAAGAAACAGTATCCACATAAAAAAAAATTTTCTACACCTCTTTTTTTTATAAATAATAAAAAATTTAGTATTATAACATAAAAACTATACCATAACATTTAAATATAATGTTAGTAATATATTATATTGTACTATTTTAAAACAATTAAAAACATTATTTAATTTGTTATATATATGCAGGGGTGCCCGAGCTGGCCAAAGGGGGTGGACTTAAGATCCTCTGGCGTAGGCCTACGTGGGTTCGAATCCCATCCCCTGCACTAACTATTAAAAAAAAAACTTTTTTAAATAAAATAAAATACTGTACAAAAAAAAACTATTTATCTAAAATAATGCCTTAGTGGCTCAGGGGTAGAGCGATGCCTTGGTAAGGCATAGGCCGGGGGTTCAATTCCCCCCTAAGGCTTAAATTTTTCAAAAGAAAAAAAAAATAATTAATTACTACTTTTTTATTATGCAGG belongs to Methanosphaera cuniculi and includes:
- a CDS encoding GNAT family N-acetyltransferase, with the translated sequence MDIEIIQPNKDDIIKYDVKNFLFKMVKYCYDLDYVAEYHYDIVDLEKYYIDPENSNIYLAIDTNKQQVIASCAIRNYDRDYKVKNRTYSKDDTASIHRMFVHPDYRHQKIGSKLIKCLEEFCIEKQYNQLYLHTYESSYGALSFWLYNNFKITYHTHDEDGTIHMEKILNHNTYNEDGNINLKETVST